A region from the Thermoplasmatales archaeon genome encodes:
- a CDS encoding N-methylhydantoinase A/acetone carboxylase, beta subunit translates to MIDSITMELTRSSLYYASEEMGIALRNSSYSPNIKERMDHSAAVFDTEARLIAQAEHIPVHLGSLPWGLSNTLSYCQKEGIDLEEGSMIVVNNPYIAGTHLNDVTVIRPIYHSGKLIAFSANKAHHSDIGGKVPGSISSDARSLYEEGLIVNPTFLMKNNEFVYETLSFFRSNTRTPRERIGDLRAQAAANFTGEKRVIQLADRYGLQSFKDSVNESFNYTQRIVGNRISALKEGEYKAEDFLESPDEKLLKMAASLKIKGGKIFIDYAGTVKQVPYPLNAVFGVTLSGVQFVLRSLLGEDIPVNNGTFRDVEVSAPVGTLLNPEYPAPVSGGNVETSQRNADLVFKLFLNVYPDLVPAAAGGSMNNIMMGGKTSKGQWAFYETIGVGLGGRKGMDGIDAIHSNMTNTMNTPVEDVELSMPILVRRYEFRQDSSGSGEFRGGSGIVRSFEILSETTFTVVAERGKLAPWGLYGGMDGSKTRVTLKRNGKNSKVAVKSSTQLLPGDIITIETAGGGGYGDPRSRSKNKVLEDIENEIITRKKAVKDYGLVEKKKL, encoded by the coding sequence TTGATAGATTCAATCACAATGGAGTTGACGAGAAGTTCTCTCTACTATGCCAGTGAAGAGATGGGTATTGCCCTGAGGAACTCATCATATTCTCCAAACATAAAAGAAAGGATGGACCATTCTGCTGCGGTCTTTGATACAGAAGCGAGATTGATAGCTCAGGCCGAGCACATTCCGGTTCATCTCGGTTCTTTGCCATGGGGTCTCTCAAATACGCTTTCATATTGCCAGAAAGAAGGAATAGACCTGGAAGAAGGATCGATGATTGTCGTGAACAACCCGTATATTGCAGGCACTCACCTGAACGACGTGACGGTTATAAGGCCGATATACCACAGCGGCAAGCTCATTGCTTTTTCTGCCAATAAGGCGCACCATTCAGATATCGGTGGGAAGGTACCCGGAAGCATATCTTCAGATGCAAGATCTCTCTATGAGGAAGGTTTGATCGTAAACCCAACCTTTCTCATGAAAAACAACGAGTTCGTGTATGAAACTCTTTCTTTTTTTCGCTCCAACACAAGAACTCCGAGGGAGAGAATTGGTGACCTCAGGGCCCAGGCGGCAGCTAATTTTACAGGTGAAAAGAGGGTCATCCAGCTTGCAGACAGATATGGATTGCAGAGTTTCAAGGATTCTGTCAACGAGTCATTCAACTACACACAGAGAATTGTCGGCAACAGGATATCTGCACTTAAGGAAGGCGAATACAAGGCGGAGGATTTTCTCGAGTCACCAGATGAAAAACTGCTGAAAATGGCTGCCAGCCTGAAAATAAAAGGGGGGAAGATCTTCATAGACTACGCCGGAACCGTGAAACAGGTTCCATACCCATTGAATGCGGTCTTCGGCGTCACACTTTCAGGAGTCCAGTTTGTTCTGAGATCGCTGTTAGGCGAGGATATACCTGTCAACAATGGCACATTCAGAGATGTTGAGGTTTCAGCGCCAGTCGGGACCCTGTTGAACCCTGAGTATCCTGCTCCCGTCTCCGGTGGAAACGTCGAAACGAGTCAGAGAAATGCGGATCTCGTTTTCAAGTTGTTCCTCAATGTATATCCAGACCTTGTTCCAGCAGCTGCCGGAGGATCAATGAACAACATAATGATGGGAGGAAAGACCTCCAAGGGTCAATGGGCTTTCTACGAGACAATCGGAGTCGGGCTAGGCGGAAGGAAAGGTATGGACGGGATAGATGCAATACACTCCAATATGACGAACACTATGAACACTCCCGTGGAGGACGTGGAACTGTCCATGCCAATTTTAGTCCGGAGGTATGAATTCAGGCAAGATAGCTCCGGATCAGGTGAATTCAGGGGAGGATCTGGAATAGTCAGGTCATTCGAGATACTCAGCGAAACCACGTTCACGGTGGTAGCAGAAAGAGGTAAACTCGCTCCTTGGGGACTTTATGGAGGGATGGACGGATCTAAGACTCGTGTAACACTCAAAAGGAATGGAAAAAATTCCAAGGTTGCCGTTAAGTCTTCGACACAGCTTCTTCCCGGAGATATTATCACTATTGAAACTGCTGGCGGTGGGGGATATGGGGATCCAAGATCAAGATCGAAAAATAAGGTTCTTGAGGACATTGAAAATGAGATAATAACAAGAAAAAAGGCAGTGAAAGACTACGGACTGGTCGAAAAGAAAAAACTATAA
- a CDS encoding acetolactate synthase catalytic subunit codes for MRGSDAILEMMEKYGVQTVFGLIGETSFPLYESWEKYDKIRHVLVRDERNAAIMADGYSRSGQKPGICEVPGVGASYTLPGIIEAYNSGTPMVVLSSDISLSSEKKDYLTEYDKSGMFRQITKEYISVNDGKDIPRLLRRAFRIATSGRMGPVFVRFPMNTYIDQVPEQELYAQTVFAKYPSVRAAPGEELLVAALNMIRKSTSPVIVAGQGVLLSHAEAELQEFSDRLGIPVATTISGKGSVSELGELSLGVIGSRGGTDFSNGVLSASDLVFYVGTNADSASTSEWKNPPQFATGRKIIHLDVSEFELGNNYPTDLFLYGDAKLTLSIMNRIAARGNSMKWNRSSLIQKRKDSIEYQNKLGERKLHTVNPVRLVKALQDLVPEDSVIAGDPGVGTIYSSAYFRVSKPGRKFLFNYAVGGLGFSLPAAIGAHYATGKTTFSMTTDGSFGFVEGELETLKRYEPDVKVIIVNNGSFGWIRATMMALYDRIVGETEFKQVDFSGLAKAHGIPYDVIVNDGELNEKIKGSMKEKGPYILEIVTEPEDKIVPPVPEWRSITERHNVEYLG; via the coding sequence ATGCGTGGTTCAGATGCAATACTGGAAATGATGGAAAAATACGGCGTGCAGACTGTATTTGGCCTTATTGGTGAGACATCTTTCCCTCTTTATGAAAGCTGGGAGAAATATGACAAGATCAGGCACGTCTTGGTAAGAGATGAGAGAAACGCCGCAATAATGGCAGATGGTTATTCAAGATCCGGACAAAAACCAGGGATATGCGAAGTTCCGGGCGTCGGGGCATCATACACTCTTCCAGGAATCATAGAGGCTTATAATTCTGGAACACCGATGGTTGTGCTTTCAAGTGATATATCTCTTTCATCTGAGAAAAAAGATTATCTCACTGAGTATGACAAATCAGGCATGTTTAGGCAAATAACCAAGGAATACATATCCGTTAATGATGGGAAAGATATCCCACGCCTGCTTAGAAGAGCTTTCAGAATCGCAACTTCAGGAAGAATGGGGCCCGTATTCGTTCGTTTCCCAATGAACACCTACATTGATCAGGTACCGGAACAGGAGTTATATGCGCAGACAGTGTTTGCTAAATATCCTTCAGTGCGCGCTGCACCTGGAGAAGAGTTGCTTGTCGCTGCGCTGAACATGATCAGAAAGAGCACCTCACCAGTTATTGTTGCCGGCCAGGGCGTGCTGCTTTCACATGCAGAGGCCGAATTACAGGAGTTCTCTGACAGGCTTGGGATACCTGTAGCCACTACAATTTCTGGAAAAGGTTCTGTATCGGAACTCGGTGAGCTGTCACTAGGCGTTATTGGAAGTAGAGGAGGCACCGATTTCTCCAACGGCGTTCTATCGGCTTCTGATCTCGTATTCTACGTTGGGACCAACGCTGATTCAGCCTCCACCTCTGAATGGAAGAATCCTCCTCAGTTTGCCACTGGGAGGAAAATCATTCATCTCGATGTCTCGGAGTTTGAGCTGGGCAATAACTATCCCACTGACCTTTTCCTATACGGGGACGCAAAACTCACTCTATCAATAATGAACAGGATAGCAGCACGTGGTAATTCCATGAAATGGAACCGGAGTTCTCTAATCCAGAAGCGAAAAGACTCAATCGAGTACCAGAATAAACTCGGTGAAAGGAAGCTCCATACGGTGAATCCCGTGAGGCTTGTGAAAGCGCTGCAGGATCTCGTGCCAGAGGATTCTGTGATAGCCGGAGACCCGGGCGTGGGAACCATATACAGTTCAGCCTATTTCCGCGTTTCAAAGCCTGGAAGGAAATTCTTATTCAATTACGCGGTGGGAGGCCTCGGCTTTTCTCTTCCTGCCGCTATTGGAGCACACTATGCCACCGGCAAAACCACATTCTCAATGACCACTGACGGAAGTTTTGGTTTCGTGGAGGGTGAACTGGAAACACTGAAAAGATATGAACCCGATGTCAAGGTCATCATTGTAAACAACGGATCATTTGGCTGGATAAGAGCCACGATGATGGCTCTCTATGATCGCATTGTCGGCGAAACAGAGTTCAAACAGGTGGATTTTTCTGGCCTTGCTAAGGCCCATGGCATCCCTTATGATGTGATAGTTAATGATGGTGAACTCAATGAAAAAATCAAAGGATCAATGAAAGAGAAAGGCCCATACATACTGGAGATTGTTACTGAGCCAGAGGACAAAATAGTTCCTCCAGTCCCTGAATGGAGGTCTATCACTGAGAGACACAATGTGGAATATCTGGGATGA
- a CDS encoding N-methyltryptophan oxidase: MSERDYDVIVVGAGIMGLASAYHLKIAMPDKSVVVLEKESSYSQGNSGRSVSGYRDFFSTVVNQKLSKSSIKFYSHIQKDLGYDIQMKNVGYMFLMSRSKFDSMRSIITKLQSSTDLRILDRSELSKIHSLILDVDKEESKALNLQPIEVGVLGRRCGVLEIEKLSSFYYEECRRLGVEFNFKTQVNSLDVVPRNPSGYPNEPFLWQDKLIGGISTNRGDYSAQRYVLTTGAWTGKLLDRIGVDSHMKAKKRFVYQIGGDSITEMVRTSYGLNDEGLFPFLILPSHGVYLRPHPSSGTFWISTSGTTSDQEIGPTFSFDSADDIEYTEPSDEYFVDNILPVLRAYMRDMPDMKITGKWTGYYSLNSQDKTPYIFAFLNAIVATGGSGAGLMKSDSIGRVVASITSGQLETRLFDGSTILNSSLGIADRDVGIESLRF, encoded by the coding sequence GTGAGCGAAAGAGATTATGATGTTATCGTCGTGGGAGCCGGAATCATGGGACTTGCGTCTGCATATCACCTAAAGATAGCAATGCCGGATAAATCGGTAGTTGTTCTGGAGAAAGAGTCTTCGTATTCTCAGGGAAACTCGGGCAGGAGCGTTTCGGGTTATCGGGACTTTTTCTCGACTGTTGTGAATCAGAAACTGTCAAAATCCAGCATTAAGTTTTATTCACACATTCAGAAGGATCTGGGATATGACATACAGATGAAGAATGTTGGGTATATGTTTCTGATGAGCAGGTCTAAATTTGACTCAATGAGATCTATAATCACAAAGCTGCAGAGCTCAACTGATCTCAGGATACTTGACAGGAGTGAGCTGTCCAAAATTCACTCGCTCATTCTTGATGTTGATAAGGAGGAATCTAAAGCCCTTAACCTGCAGCCAATCGAAGTGGGGGTGCTCGGCAGGAGGTGCGGCGTTCTCGAAATAGAGAAGCTTTCTTCATTCTACTACGAGGAATGCAGGAGACTCGGTGTTGAATTCAATTTCAAGACCCAGGTGAATTCTCTTGACGTGGTCCCCAGGAACCCATCCGGTTACCCCAATGAACCATTCCTGTGGCAGGACAAGCTTATCGGTGGAATCTCCACAAATCGTGGCGACTATTCAGCCCAGAGATATGTGCTGACGACTGGTGCATGGACAGGAAAGTTGCTGGACAGGATCGGCGTTGATAGCCACATGAAAGCGAAGAAGAGATTCGTATACCAGATCGGAGGGGATTCCATAACAGAAATGGTCAGAACATCCTATGGACTTAATGATGAGGGGCTGTTCCCATTTTTGATACTCCCCTCGCATGGTGTATACCTCAGACCTCATCCCTCTAGCGGTACATTCTGGATCAGCACTTCAGGGACAACCTCTGACCAGGAGATTGGACCGACGTTTTCTTTTGATTCTGCGGATGACATTGAATACACTGAACCCAGTGATGAATACTTCGTCGACAATATTCTTCCTGTTCTTCGTGCTTACATGAGAGACATGCCGGACATGAAGATCACCGGAAAATGGACAGGATACTATTCCCTGAATTCACAGGACAAGACACCCTATATATTTGCGTTCCTGAACGCCATTGTCGCAACAGGAGGTAGCGGGGCCGGGCTGATGAAATCTGATTCCATTGGGAGGGTCGTGGCGAGCATTACCTCCGGGCAATTGGAAACAAGGTTGTTTGATGGCTCCACAATACTGAACAGTTCACTTGGAATTGCTGACAGGGATGTGGGTATTGAGTCACTGAGATTCTAG